A genomic region of Aeropyrum pernix K1 contains the following coding sequences:
- a CDS encoding acyl-CoA dehydrogenase family protein, which produces MGFLGDLVLDVDPPFVGGEHRLLRKSVREFAEKTVRPRAREIDVGNQYPRDLLPVLAGWWRQASG; this is translated from the coding sequence ATGGGTTTTCTCGGAGATCTCGTCCTAGACGTAGACCCGCCCTTCGTGGGTGGGGAGCATAGGCTGCTTAGGAAGAGTGTTAGGGAGTTCGCCGAGAAGACTGTCAGGCCTAGGGCCAGGGAGATAGATGTTGGGAACCAGTATCCCCGTGACCTCCTGCCCGTGCTGGCGGGCTGGTGGAGACAGGCTTCAGGGTAG
- the glmU gene encoding bifunctional sugar-1-phosphate nucleotidylyltransferase/acetyltransferase, whose product MAGSVFVVLAGGRGERLWPVSETRAKPLVPILGEPLVCRHLRLGLATGLFDEAVVLVGYRGGEVVEAVRACGFGGVRFVEQGGALGTGHAVRRVLEELGGEGVFTFVYGDVYLDSRFYGLLASAEAPSVLAGWVEDARWYGLLDVGDGLVRGVVEKPREPRGGWVFLGGFKVDGSFLGLLRGLEPSPRGEVEVTDALEALAREGVLRALVGGEGWGWVDVGRPWDVLRANRMAFHDPQFSGGVEGEVHSSAVLEGDVERIYIARGARIGAHSVVEGPAYIGPGARVGPGAHVRGYTVLLEGAYVGFASEVKASVIMEGARAPHLNYVGDSVVGEHVNLGAGTVTANLRFDGRSVRMTVKGERVDTGLRKLGAVIGGYAQTGINVSIMPGVRIGPRALVYPGCVVGRDVGSGEAFKC is encoded by the coding sequence TTGGCTGGGAGTGTTTTTGTTGTTCTTGCTGGCGGTAGGGGGGAGAGGCTTTGGCCTGTTAGTGAGACTAGGGCTAAGCCTCTCGTCCCTATCTTGGGGGAGCCTCTTGTTTGTAGGCATTTGAGGCTGGGTTTGGCTACGGGGTTGTTTGACGAGGCTGTTGTTCTCGTGGGCTATCGTGGTGGCGAGGTTGTTGAGGCTGTTAGGGCGTGTGGGTTCGGGGGTGTGAGGTTTGTGGAGCAGGGGGGTGCGCTGGGGACTGGGCATGCTGTGAGGCGGGTTTTGGAGGAGCTTGGTGGTGAGGGTGTGTTCACCTTTGTCTATGGTGACGTGTATCTGGACTCGAGGTTTTACGGGTTGCTGGCGTCTGCTGAGGCTCCCTCGGTGCTGGCGGGGTGGGTAGAGGATGCGAGGTGGTACGGGCTCCTGGATGTTGGGGATGGGCTTGTCCGGGGGGTTGTTGAGAAGCCCAGGGAGCCCCGGGGGGGCTGGGTTTTCCTGGGTGGTTTCAAGGTTGACGGCAGCTTCCTGGGCCTGCTGAGGGGGCTTGAGCCTAGCCCCAGGGGTGAGGTTGAGGTTACCGATGCGCTCGAGGCTCTCGCCCGGGAGGGTGTTCTCCGGGCTCTGGTGGGAGGGGAGGGGTGGGGCTGGGTTGACGTGGGGAGGCCTTGGGACGTTTTGAGGGCTAACCGGATGGCGTTCCACGACCCCCAGTTTAGCGGCGGGGTTGAGGGGGAGGTCCACTCCTCCGCGGTTCTCGAGGGGGATGTGGAGAGGATCTATATAGCCCGGGGCGCCAGGATCGGGGCTCACAGTGTGGTGGAAGGGCCGGCCTACATTGGCCCGGGGGCCCGTGTGGGGCCTGGGGCGCACGTCAGGGGTTACACGGTCTTGCTGGAGGGTGCTTATGTGGGTTTTGCGAGCGAGGTCAAGGCCTCCGTGATTATGGAGGGTGCTAGGGCCCCCCACCTCAACTACGTTGGAGACAGTGTCGTGGGGGAGCATGTTAACCTTGGTGCGGGCACTGTGACGGCTAACCTGAGGTTCGACGGGAGGAGTGTGAGGATGACGGTGAAGGGGGAGAGGGTTGACACTGGTTTGAGGAAGCTCGGCGCAGTCATAGGAGGCTACGCCCAGACCGGCATTAACGTGTCGATCATGCCGGGGGTGAGGATAGGGCCGAGGGCCCTGGTGTACCCCGGGTGTGTTGTGGGGAGGGATGTGGGGAGCGGGGAGGCCTTCAAATGCTAG
- the glmS gene encoding glutamine--fructose-6-phosphate transaminase (isomerizing), producing MCGIIGLAFAEGNSVAGALVRGLKRLEYRGYDSMGVAVIEPPGRLVVRKAAGKIGEVVRRTGVLSLRGRVGIGHTRWATHGPPNDVNAHPHTDCGGRVAVVHNGVIRNYASLRRELEARGHRLVSETDTELVAHLIEEYLGRGYSFLEALSLLGRVLRGSYALALLHLGEPDKVYFLRYKSPLVVGLGEGVNAVASDITAVLDVARDVIVLEDGEFGWISPEGVAIYRPRGDGGFEPLPPGALEERVKRVEWTPESASKAGYPHFMLKEIYEQPRALAETFEGIIEDPALLRAAGLVAGAGRLLIVGAGTSFHAGLVGHYYLSRLAGILGHPVVASEHKVYTPGVDGETVVVAVSQSGETYDTLEAVREWRGRGARVIGVTNVVGSALDREADVTLYLRAGPEIGVAATKTFLAQTILLQTLSIAAAGEAGRLTSGETRELTGVLEGAPDAARRAILASEGAAREAASLLKGAGSMYIIGRGLGGRLAMEAALKVKEVSYIHAEAYPAGESKHGPIALVEPGFKVYVVATSDSPEVMGNAIEMKARGASVTVVAPSDLQLDTPEGIEVLKMPPTGGETLLDPYSLTPYFQLLAYHLAVARGYDPDKPRNLAKTVTVE from the coding sequence TTGTGCGGCATCATAGGCCTGGCGTTCGCCGAGGGCAACAGCGTGGCGGGGGCGCTGGTCAGGGGGCTCAAGAGGCTCGAGTACAGGGGCTACGACAGCATGGGGGTCGCGGTTATAGAGCCACCGGGGAGGCTTGTGGTGAGGAAGGCGGCGGGGAAGATAGGCGAAGTCGTCAGGAGGACTGGGGTGCTGAGCCTCAGGGGCAGGGTTGGCATAGGCCACACCCGGTGGGCGACCCACGGCCCGCCCAACGACGTGAACGCCCACCCCCACACCGACTGTGGGGGCAGGGTTGCGGTTGTGCATAACGGGGTGATAAGGAACTACGCCTCCCTCCGGCGGGAGCTGGAGGCGAGGGGGCATAGGCTTGTGAGCGAGACTGATACCGAGCTTGTGGCCCACCTTATCGAGGAGTATCTGGGGCGAGGCTACAGCTTCCTGGAGGCCCTCTCCCTGCTGGGCAGAGTGTTAAGGGGGAGCTACGCCCTCGCCCTCCTCCACCTGGGGGAGCCGGATAAGGTCTATTTCCTCAGGTATAAGAGCCCCCTGGTAGTCGGGCTGGGTGAGGGGGTAAACGCTGTCGCCAGCGACATAACGGCGGTGCTGGATGTCGCCAGGGACGTGATAGTGCTCGAGGACGGGGAGTTCGGCTGGATATCCCCCGAGGGTGTGGCCATCTACAGGCCGAGGGGTGACGGGGGGTTCGAGCCCCTCCCGCCGGGGGCTTTGGAGGAGAGGGTTAAGAGGGTTGAGTGGACCCCCGAGTCCGCGTCGAAGGCCGGCTACCCCCACTTTATGCTGAAGGAGATTTACGAGCAGCCCCGGGCCCTGGCGGAGACTTTCGAGGGGATTATAGAGGATCCGGCGCTCTTGAGGGCCGCCGGGCTGGTGGCGGGGGCTGGGAGGCTGCTGATAGTGGGGGCTGGGACCAGCTTCCACGCCGGCCTAGTGGGCCACTACTACCTCTCCCGCCTGGCAGGCATACTGGGCCACCCCGTGGTGGCCTCCGAGCACAAGGTCTACACCCCAGGGGTTGATGGCGAGACCGTTGTGGTGGCGGTGAGCCAGAGCGGGGAGACCTACGACACCTTGGAGGCTGTGAGGGAGTGGAGGGGCCGGGGCGCAAGGGTTATAGGGGTCACCAACGTGGTTGGCAGCGCCCTGGACAGGGAGGCCGACGTGACCCTCTACCTCCGGGCCGGGCCCGAGATAGGGGTGGCGGCGACCAAGACCTTCCTAGCTCAGACCATACTCCTCCAAACCCTCTCCATAGCGGCGGCTGGGGAGGCGGGTAGGCTCACCTCCGGGGAGACAAGGGAGCTCACCGGCGTCCTGGAGGGGGCGCCCGATGCTGCGAGGAGGGCTATTCTGGCGTCGGAGGGCGCCGCCAGGGAGGCTGCGTCGCTGCTGAAAGGGGCGGGCAGCATGTACATCATAGGCCGGGGGCTGGGTGGCAGGCTGGCTATGGAGGCTGCTTTGAAGGTGAAGGAGGTGTCCTACATACACGCGGAAGCCTACCCGGCGGGGGAGAGCAAGCACGGCCCCATAGCCCTGGTGGAGCCCGGGTTCAAGGTTTACGTGGTGGCGACGAGCGACTCACCCGAGGTTATGGGTAACGCGATAGAGATGAAGGCCCGGGGCGCCAGTGTAACTGTGGTGGCGCCCAGCGACCTGCAGCTCGATACACCAGAGGGCATCGAGGTCCTCAAAATGCCCCCCACAGGGGGTGAGACGCTGCTCGACCCCTACTCCCTAACCCCCTACTTCCAGCTCCTAGCCTACCACCTGGCGGTGGCGAGGGGCTACGACCCCGACAAGCCGAGGAACCTGGCTAAGACGGTCACAGTAGAGTAA
- a CDS encoding nucleotidyltransferase family protein, with amino-acid sequence MVLAGGVGKRLLPLTRERPKPYLPLAGKPLYMYAVEQVAMVRSLLDRAVMVTPPGHPTPPGSLPSWLDTVEQQGEGVEAGLATALKRLGGGEEVVVSFVGYLARPNTLVRHVLDFYSVTRYKLVLALAPVTRGSESFGFVDADPSTGRVLGFSGSREEWMAGRGRVFAGVLAGDPEALEVLAGEGFVEGINTLARRGLVGSVVWPGEWLEVGYPCDLLEAPRLVVEAWAAVISAKARVARSSVIQGGVVIEEDAEVGEGAVVEGPAYLGRGAVVGRNSVVGPGVVLEEGAVVGDLVSIERSVMLERAEASGPSRLEGVVIGDGAYIAPLAAATNREGCTVVAPKTRLGPRATLEPGKTYT; translated from the coding sequence GTGGTCTTAGCTGGGGGTGTGGGGAAGAGGCTGCTGCCCCTAACCCGGGAGAGGCCGAAGCCCTACCTACCCCTTGCGGGTAAACCCCTCTACATGTACGCTGTGGAGCAGGTTGCAATGGTGAGGAGCCTGCTGGACAGGGCTGTCATGGTCACCCCTCCCGGCCACCCCACTCCCCCCGGGTCTCTGCCGAGCTGGCTCGACACGGTGGAGCAGCAGGGCGAGGGTGTGGAGGCGGGGTTGGCAACGGCGCTTAAGAGGCTGGGGGGTGGTGAGGAGGTTGTAGTCTCCTTCGTGGGCTATCTGGCCAGGCCCAACACCCTGGTTAGACACGTGCTGGACTTCTACAGCGTAACCCGGTACAAGCTGGTTCTAGCCCTCGCACCCGTGACCAGGGGTAGCGAAAGCTTCGGGTTTGTAGACGCCGACCCCTCCACCGGCAGGGTGCTGGGGTTCTCGGGCAGTAGGGAGGAGTGGATGGCGGGCCGTGGAAGGGTGTTCGCCGGCGTACTGGCGGGCGACCCGGAGGCCCTGGAGGTCCTCGCTGGAGAGGGGTTTGTGGAGGGCATAAACACACTTGCCAGGAGGGGGCTGGTGGGGAGTGTGGTGTGGCCGGGTGAGTGGCTGGAGGTAGGCTATCCCTGCGACCTGCTGGAGGCGCCGAGGCTTGTGGTGGAGGCGTGGGCCGCTGTGATCTCGGCGAAGGCCCGGGTGGCGAGGTCCTCAGTAATCCAGGGAGGGGTCGTTATTGAGGAGGATGCCGAGGTGGGGGAGGGGGCGGTCGTAGAGGGGCCCGCCTACCTAGGCAGGGGCGCCGTTGTGGGTAGGAACAGCGTGGTGGGCCCCGGGGTCGTGCTGGAGGAGGGCGCAGTAGTGGGTGATCTCGTGTCGATAGAGAGGTCCGTCATGCTGGAGAGGGCTGAGGCATCGGGCCCCTCGAGGCTCGAGGGCGTTGTGATAGGCGACGGGGCGTACATAGCACCCCTCGCAGCAGCCACAAACCGGGAGGGCTGCACGGTAGTAGCGCCGAAGACGAGGTTAGGGCCTAGAGCAACGCTAGAACCCGGAAAAACATACACCTAA
- a CDS encoding antitoxin family protein, with translation MSKVIRVKYEGGVLKPLEPLVLSEGEEVEVVIRRRVFGEEDYRELVDFLSELPKGKAELLDLVEELYLEEALR, from the coding sequence ATGTCTAAGGTTATCCGTGTGAAGTATGAGGGGGGTGTGCTGAAACCCCTAGAACCCTTGGTGTTAAGTGAGGGGGAGGAGGTTGAGGTTGTTATTAGGCGTAGAGTTTTCGGGGAGGAGGATTACCGGGAGTTAGTGGACTTCCTTTCAGAACTCCCTAAGGGTAAGGCTGAGCTGCTGGACCTAGTGGAGGAGTTATATCTTGAGGAGGCTCTTCGTTGA
- a CDS encoding PIN domain-containing protein: protein MRRLFVDANIFIRIIFNREHSLLEYLIGTEPYTSTHLLEEAAYKLIALSIIESEGPVSVYKIGKLFEKGAAEDTIRARLAALDKIAEKLNIIPPTYSDFRESMKISLEYKLLPSDALTVAIMKREEIKEILTLDNDFKQIP from the coding sequence TTGAGGAGGCTCTTCGTTGACGCTAACATATTCATCCGCATAATATTCAACAGAGAACACAGCCTTCTCGAGTACCTAATAGGAACAGAACCCTACACCTCGACCCACCTCCTTGAGGAGGCAGCGTACAAGCTAATAGCCCTCTCCATAATTGAATCGGAGGGGCCTGTAAGTGTCTACAAGATAGGAAAACTGTTTGAGAAGGGTGCTGCAGAAGACACCATTAGAGCTAGACTAGCTGCACTCGACAAGATAGCTGAAAAGCTGAATATAATCCCACCAACCTACAGCGACTTCAGAGAAAGCATGAAAATATCGCTAGAATACAAGCTACTACCGAGCGACGCTCTAACAGTAGCAATCATGAAAAGAGAAGAAATAAAAGAAATCCTAACACTAGACAACGATTTCAAACAGATACCATAG
- a CDS encoding S8 family serine peptidase, whose amino-acid sequence MSGGEDLGGYGGYPAPLAMLVDSLGEEGLGLGDLEALGVAVPVVVYLEPWADAGALLEEYGGLVWLYRGPLVSLVGGALGVEDLLSLAGEPGVSLVVPAGPLRPVAKAEELPPDVPRRALGAVASASTEGGVVYDRPLRLTGALEAWEMGYRGEGVVIGVIDTGVDFSGPGLGEDKIAFSPEGLPLIVDYGMVFLAAPLYVEVDPDSGSGAVDFQGLYTVEAGPAGVGLLVKRSGGFASIAYLSPEGGYSSGYVEYSLEPPVLPQEVVDAALQGGAPPRYGLAVSENMAYTLDGGLLWYRMTVPGLVADADADGLYDTIYLDASTAVYHLASAARQAGLTLYPAPSAADYSFEGEKPVTPASPLAGYDARGDGDIDLPVGALAGYTVDLSGAALGMATGILGEMAAGLPEGGATLLPTEDLPAGYLLPGMDFWRGSYAVFHTDDDGHGTKAASTAAGREFIFRAETGLGLEVRMLVSGTAPEARLAASSFYIYEQAMLTLTGHVMVDAGTGEPLWIPPWMGGVDPWDRLDPRLNGGGVKAEWAWTGTPLVDLTTNSWGISSLQYYADKPLGLEEVSLFIDSITLETGVPHFIAAGNGGPGLGTVTAPATARLAVAVAAATDMAYLSLIQPGYLPLLAGLGGYGDPAYFSARGPSHAGAPKPGLAAIGGFAYTTGRSLDHYTGGRLDPRAAPLLFGGTSMATPMAAGAAALAIQALKESLGVERLGLEEWLRVYTALSMTAQWRGLPWGEMGNGIVDAAGAIRLLTGVDQGVLIYSATILEEAAGQAGVAAPGYGIPALLVWAGSGVETPVDIVLEGEGPVALKAVEPRLEVTVRSSVEIDLSSPVGESGYYTMYNAASIDPSMLPQGPVEVSLTLPYEVFDRQGRERTSTWWEGYVYGVLALLYWADLDGDGLGDDGEFYILSIDKKSSNVFRVFLSNAQEALAGAREALGWSEGVREEVVLRLALAGLSWAGGTTRATVEIAAISWVESSALSLPATVEVEGEAVVEAVVNPPEPGVYTGFIVASTGVGEYRMPYTILSPYRPSHTGVHVPQGLGPDEYYEEAWVRGAFDYSWWYEDGDWRIVPLELPGPGLAVARLHWPVEDGREAYATNIDAYLYLNRPSITVSEAGEVVVGVEEMALASREASAANRFFDPTLTGFWDQPGSGPGETVLAAYNHAPGRVLLVYRSVQYSGETARQPVVITLYHTPVSTRGTLATGETTLASVSMASLYRLGNHVSTPLGAGVEAYHREGGWALPPPGASASVEAYQEALGGHVLHLSIAVALPEEPVPESVLVSIDLGLSIPRMSSGLTVTGEAERVESETIYITLPTG is encoded by the coding sequence TTGTCTGGCGGCGAGGACCTCGGCGGGTATGGCGGCTATCCTGCGCCGCTTGCTATGCTTGTGGATTCTCTTGGGGAGGAGGGGCTTGGGCTGGGCGATCTGGAGGCTTTGGGTGTGGCGGTGCCTGTTGTGGTTTATCTCGAGCCTTGGGCCGATGCTGGGGCGCTTCTGGAGGAGTATGGGGGGCTCGTCTGGCTCTACAGGGGGCCTCTGGTCTCGCTTGTGGGGGGTGCGCTGGGTGTTGAGGACCTCCTGAGCCTCGCTGGCGAGCCGGGTGTTTCGCTGGTCGTGCCTGCGGGGCCTCTCAGGCCTGTTGCCAAGGCCGAGGAGCTCCCTCCCGACGTTCCCCGGAGGGCCCTCGGTGCCGTGGCCTCCGCCTCCACCGAGGGCGGGGTGGTTTATGACAGGCCGCTACGGCTGACGGGGGCCTTGGAGGCCTGGGAGATGGGGTATCGCGGCGAGGGGGTTGTGATCGGGGTTATAGATACGGGGGTGGACTTCTCGGGGCCGGGGCTGGGTGAGGATAAGATCGCCTTCTCCCCCGAGGGTCTGCCCCTTATCGTGGACTACGGCATGGTTTTCCTGGCCGCACCCCTCTACGTCGAGGTGGACCCCGACTCGGGGTCGGGGGCTGTGGACTTCCAGGGGCTCTACACCGTGGAGGCGGGACCCGCTGGCGTTGGCTTGCTGGTGAAGAGGAGCGGGGGGTTCGCCTCCATCGCATACCTGAGCCCTGAAGGGGGCTACTCCAGCGGCTATGTTGAGTACAGCCTCGAGCCCCCGGTGCTCCCCCAGGAGGTTGTGGATGCCGCCCTGCAGGGAGGGGCGCCGCCTAGGTACGGTTTGGCGGTGTCCGAGAACATGGCCTACACCCTGGACGGCGGCCTACTCTGGTACAGGATGACTGTGCCCGGGCTGGTGGCCGACGCGGACGCCGACGGGCTTTACGACACCATCTACCTTGACGCCTCCACGGCTGTCTACCACCTGGCATCCGCCGCCAGGCAGGCGGGCCTCACCCTCTACCCCGCTCCATCAGCGGCGGACTACAGCTTCGAGGGAGAGAAGCCCGTAACCCCCGCCTCCCCACTGGCGGGCTACGACGCCCGGGGCGACGGGGACATAGACCTCCCTGTGGGGGCGCTGGCAGGCTACACAGTAGACCTGAGCGGCGCGGCCCTGGGGATGGCCACCGGCATCCTCGGCGAGATGGCGGCTGGCCTCCCCGAGGGCGGCGCCACCCTATTACCGACGGAGGACCTCCCAGCGGGCTACCTGCTGCCGGGCATGGACTTCTGGCGGGGGAGCTACGCGGTGTTCCACACCGACGATGACGGCCACGGCACCAAGGCCGCCTCCACCGCCGCCGGCAGGGAGTTCATCTTCCGGGCCGAGACGGGCCTGGGGTTGGAGGTTAGAATGCTGGTCTCGGGCACCGCGCCCGAGGCGAGGCTGGCGGCGAGCTCCTTTTACATCTACGAGCAGGCCATGCTGACCCTAACCGGCCACGTAATGGTAGACGCCGGGACGGGTGAGCCCCTATGGATCCCGCCCTGGATGGGGGGCGTGGATCCTTGGGATAGGCTAGACCCCAGGCTCAACGGAGGAGGGGTCAAGGCGGAGTGGGCCTGGACTGGCACCCCCCTCGTCGACCTAACCACTAACAGCTGGGGCATATCCTCCCTACAGTACTATGCGGATAAACCTCTGGGCCTGGAAGAGGTTAGCCTCTTCATAGACTCGATAACGCTGGAGACGGGGGTCCCCCACTTCATAGCCGCGGGCAACGGCGGCCCCGGCCTAGGCACCGTGACGGCGCCGGCCACAGCCAGGCTCGCAGTGGCGGTGGCGGCGGCTACTGACATGGCCTACCTATCCCTCATTCAGCCAGGCTACCTCCCCCTCCTGGCAGGCCTCGGGGGCTACGGCGACCCAGCATACTTCTCAGCAAGGGGGCCAAGCCACGCCGGAGCCCCGAAGCCGGGGCTCGCCGCCATAGGGGGGTTCGCGTACACCACGGGGCGGAGCCTGGACCACTACACCGGGGGCAGGCTGGACCCCCGGGCGGCGCCCCTGCTCTTCGGCGGCACCAGCATGGCCACGCCGATGGCGGCGGGGGCCGCTGCCCTGGCTATACAGGCGTTGAAGGAGAGCCTAGGTGTTGAGAGGCTCGGGCTTGAGGAGTGGCTGAGGGTCTACACAGCACTCTCCATGACCGCCCAGTGGAGGGGGCTACCCTGGGGGGAGATGGGCAATGGGATCGTGGATGCTGCTGGGGCGATTAGGCTGTTGACGGGCGTCGACCAGGGTGTTCTCATCTACTCGGCCACCATATTAGAGGAGGCTGCGGGCCAGGCGGGAGTAGCCGCCCCCGGCTACGGCATCCCCGCGCTCCTGGTTTGGGCGGGGAGCGGTGTCGAGACCCCGGTGGATATCGTGCTGGAGGGCGAGGGGCCGGTGGCCCTGAAGGCGGTTGAGCCGAGGCTCGAGGTCACTGTGAGGTCCTCGGTCGAGATAGACCTGTCCAGCCCCGTGGGGGAGAGCGGCTACTACACGATGTACAACGCGGCCTCCATAGACCCCAGCATGCTGCCCCAGGGGCCCGTTGAGGTGTCCCTAACCCTCCCGTACGAGGTTTTCGACAGGCAGGGCAGGGAGAGGACCTCGACGTGGTGGGAAGGCTACGTCTACGGCGTCCTAGCCCTCCTATACTGGGCCGACCTGGACGGCGACGGCCTAGGGGATGACGGGGAGTTCTACATCCTCTCCATAGACAAGAAGTCCTCAAACGTGTTCAGAGTATTCCTCTCCAACGCCCAGGAGGCGCTGGCGGGGGCACGCGAGGCCCTAGGCTGGAGTGAGGGGGTGCGGGAGGAGGTCGTCCTGAGGCTGGCCCTGGCAGGCCTCTCCTGGGCGGGCGGCACTACGAGGGCCACGGTGGAGATCGCCGCCATCTCGTGGGTGGAGAGCAGCGCGCTATCCCTCCCCGCCACGGTAGAGGTTGAGGGCGAGGCTGTGGTGGAGGCTGTTGTGAACCCTCCGGAGCCCGGAGTCTACACGGGCTTCATAGTAGCCTCGACCGGGGTCGGGGAGTATAGGATGCCCTACACCATACTCAGCCCCTACAGGCCCAGCCACACAGGGGTACACGTCCCCCAGGGCCTGGGGCCCGACGAGTACTATGAGGAGGCCTGGGTCAGGGGGGCCTTCGACTACAGCTGGTGGTACGAGGACGGGGACTGGAGGATAGTACCCCTCGAGCTCCCTGGCCCGGGGTTGGCGGTGGCGAGGCTCCACTGGCCCGTGGAGGATGGTAGGGAGGCCTACGCCACCAACATAGACGCCTACCTATACCTCAACAGGCCCTCCATCACCGTGAGTGAGGCGGGGGAGGTCGTGGTTGGAGTGGAGGAGATGGCCCTAGCCTCCAGGGAGGCGTCGGCCGCGAACAGGTTCTTCGACCCCACCCTAACGGGGTTCTGGGACCAGCCTGGCTCGGGGCCAGGGGAGACTGTGCTCGCAGCCTACAACCACGCCCCCGGCAGGGTCCTTCTAGTGTACAGGAGTGTGCAGTACAGCGGCGAGACGGCCCGGCAGCCCGTGGTGATAACCTTATATCATACACCGGTATCGACGCGGGGCACCCTAGCCACCGGCGAGACGACGCTGGCCTCAGTCTCCATGGCCTCCCTCTAC
- a CDS encoding acyl-CoA dehydrogenase family protein, which translates to MAYEWSLSSMSFGRPIHRLQAVRFQIVDMAVKTRSMKTLAYTAARLRDQGDPRYVWMASAAKLHASIAANEIAAAAVRILGGLGYVKESTA; encoded by the coding sequence GTGGCTTACGAGTGGAGCCTCTCCAGCATGTCCTTCGGCAGGCCCATACACCGGCTCCAGGCAGTCCGCTTCCAGATCGTCGACATGGCGGTCAAGACAAGGTCGATGAAGACTCTAGCATACACGGCAGCCAGGCTCAGGGACCAGGGGGACCCGAGGTACGTGTGGATGGCCTCAGCAGCTAAGCTCCACGCAAGCATAGCTGCGAACGAGATAGCAGCCGCCGCCGTGAGAATCCTAGGCGGCCTGGGCTACGTGAAAGAGTCGACGGCGTAG